A part of Aquaspirillum sp. LM1 genomic DNA contains:
- the cysT gene encoding sulfate ABC transporter permease subunit CysT, protein MQLKQHSVLPGFGLGLGYSLFWLCLIVLLPLAALVLKSGMLGIEAFWTTVTTDRVLASLRLSFGASLLAAGLNAVFGLLVAWVLVRYPFPGKRLIDALVDLPFALPTAVAGIALTTLYAPNGWFGQLLTPLGIKVAFTPLGIVVALTFIGLPFVVRTVQPVLQDLEPELEEAATCLGARRWQIVRRVIFPAVLPALLTGFTLAFARATGEFGSVIFIAGNIPMVSEITPLLIISKLEQYDYAGASAIAVLMLGISFAMLLTINLIQWWASRRPGLAR, encoded by the coding sequence ATGCAACTCAAACAACACAGTGTGCTTCCCGGCTTTGGCCTGGGCCTGGGCTACAGCCTGTTCTGGCTGTGTCTGATCGTGCTGCTGCCGCTGGCGGCGCTGGTGCTGAAAAGCGGCATGCTCGGAATAGAAGCCTTCTGGACCACCGTCACCACCGATCGGGTGCTGGCTTCCTTGCGGCTGTCGTTTGGCGCGTCGCTGCTGGCGGCGGGGCTGAATGCGGTGTTTGGCCTGCTGGTGGCCTGGGTGCTGGTGCGCTATCCGTTTCCCGGCAAGCGGCTGATTGATGCACTGGTGGATTTGCCGTTTGCCCTGCCCACGGCGGTGGCCGGCATTGCGCTGACCACACTGTATGCGCCCAATGGCTGGTTTGGCCAGTTGCTCACCCCGCTGGGCATCAAGGTGGCGTTTACCCCGCTGGGGATTGTGGTGGCGCTCACCTTCATCGGCCTGCCGTTTGTGGTGCGCACGGTGCAACCGGTGCTGCAGGATCTGGAACCCGAGCTGGAAGAAGCCGCCACTTGCCTGGGCGCGCGGCGCTGGCAGATTGTGCGCCGGGTGATTTTTCCGGCGGTGCTGCCCGCGCTGCTGACTGGCTTCACCCTGGCCTTTGCCCGCGCCACCGGTGAATTTGGCTCGGTCATCTTTATTGCCGGCAATATCCCCATGGTGTCGGAAATTACCCCCTTGCTGATCATCAGCAAGCTGGAGCAGTACGACTACGCCGGTGCCAGCGCGATTGCGGTGCTGATGCTGGGCATCTCGTTTGCCATGCTGCTGACCATCAACCTGATTCAGTGGTGGGCCAGCCGCCGTCCAGGCCTGGCGCGCTGA
- a CDS encoding sulfate/molybdate ABC transporter ATP-binding protein has product MSIEIRNLRKTFGQFDVLKELSLTVESGELLALLGPSGCGKTTLLRIIAGLETADAGQVLFHGEDATQRTVSERQVGFVFQHYALFRHMTVFDNVAFGLSVRPRASRPSKLEIRERVMRLLKLVQLDWLADAYPDQLSGGQRQRIALARSLAVEPSVLLLDEPFGALDAKVRKDLRRWLRQLHDDIHLTSVFVTHDQEEALEVSDRVVVMNRGVIEQVGRPEEIYEHPASPFVTQFLGDVNLFHGRVNVNQVEIGDYAHPLETSVSHHGNGDASIYIRPHDLALSREPGQALATGTVEHIHTVGPIVRVELRRQGSGDLIDAALTRDDYQTLRLMLGDTVYVRPRKLAVFLDDGANI; this is encoded by the coding sequence ATGAGTATTGAAATCCGCAACCTGCGTAAAACCTTTGGCCAGTTCGACGTGCTCAAGGAACTGAGCCTCACCGTTGAATCTGGCGAACTGCTCGCCCTGCTCGGCCCGTCCGGGTGTGGCAAAACCACCTTGCTGCGCATCATTGCCGGTCTGGAAACCGCCGACGCCGGCCAGGTGCTGTTTCACGGCGAAGACGCCACCCAGCGTACCGTGTCCGAGCGCCAGGTGGGCTTTGTGTTCCAGCATTACGCGCTGTTCCGCCATATGACCGTGTTTGACAATGTCGCGTTTGGCCTGAGCGTGCGCCCGCGCGCCAGCCGGCCCAGCAAGCTGGAGATCCGCGAACGGGTGATGCGCCTGCTGAAACTGGTGCAGCTGGACTGGCTGGCCGATGCCTACCCGGACCAGTTGTCCGGTGGCCAGCGCCAGCGCATTGCCCTGGCACGCTCGCTGGCGGTGGAACCCAGCGTGCTGTTGCTAGATGAACCGTTTGGCGCGCTGGACGCCAAGGTGCGCAAGGATTTGCGTCGCTGGCTGCGTCAGCTGCACGACGACATCCACCTGACCAGCGTGTTTGTCACCCACGACCAGGAAGAAGCGCTGGAAGTGTCTGACCGCGTGGTGGTGATGAACCGTGGGGTGATTGAGCAGGTGGGCCGTCCGGAAGAGATTTACGAACACCCGGCCAGCCCGTTTGTCACCCAGTTTCTGGGCGATGTGAACCTGTTCCATGGCCGGGTCAACGTCAATCAAGTGGAAATTGGCGATTACGCCCATCCGCTGGAAACTTCAGTCAGCCACCATGGCAATGGCGACGCCAGCATTTATATCCGCCCGCACGACCTGGCGCTGAGTCGCGAGCCGGGCCAGGCGCTGGCCACCGGCACGGTGGAGCATATCCACACCGTCGGCCCGATTGTGCGGGTGGAGCTGCGCCGGCAGGGCAGCGGCGATTTGATCGACGCCGCGCTGACCCGCGACGACTACCAGACTTTGCGGCTGATGTTGGGCGATACGGTGTATGTGCGCCCGCGCAAGCTGGCGGTGTTTCTGGATGATGGGGCGAATATTTGA
- the cysW gene encoding sulfate ABC transporter permease subunit CysW produces MHAISAADARTQSTTEPAPVRWLLTGVALCYLAIFLLTPLVSVFYEALSKGVALYWAALIDPEARSAIELTLWATLIAVPLNLVFGVAAAWAIAKFEFRGKQVLITLIDLPFSVSPVVAGLIYVLLFGAQGWLGPWLSAHDVKIIFAIPGIVLATVFVTFPFVARELIPLMQAQGTDEEQAALVLGASGWQTFYRVTLPNIKWGLLYGVILCTARAMGEFGAVSVVSGHIRGETNTIPLHVEILYNEYNFVGAFACASLLALTALLTLGLKSLVEWRASRPAASRAIPTEVLARAAASPAADAPGAPAARLPMAETY; encoded by the coding sequence ATGCATGCAATTTCTGCGGCGGACGCCCGCACTCAGTCCACCACCGAACCGGCACCGGTGCGCTGGCTGCTGACGGGCGTGGCACTGTGTTATCTGGCGATTTTTTTGCTGACGCCGTTGGTCAGCGTGTTTTACGAAGCCCTGTCCAAGGGTGTGGCGCTGTACTGGGCGGCACTGATCGACCCGGAGGCGCGTTCGGCCATCGAGCTGACGCTGTGGGCCACATTGATTGCCGTACCGCTGAACCTGGTGTTTGGCGTGGCGGCGGCGTGGGCGATTGCCAAGTTTGAGTTTCGCGGCAAGCAGGTGCTGATCACCCTGATTGACCTGCCGTTTTCGGTGTCGCCGGTGGTGGCCGGGCTGATCTACGTGCTGCTGTTTGGCGCACAAGGCTGGCTGGGGCCCTGGCTGTCGGCACACGACGTGAAAATCATTTTTGCCATCCCCGGCATTGTGCTGGCCACGGTGTTTGTCACCTTTCCGTTTGTCGCCCGCGAGCTGATTCCGCTGATGCAGGCGCAGGGTACCGATGAAGAACAGGCGGCGCTGGTGCTGGGTGCATCGGGCTGGCAAACCTTTTACCGGGTGACGCTGCCGAATATCAAATGGGGCCTGCTGTATGGGGTGATCTTGTGTACTGCCCGGGCGATGGGCGAGTTTGGCGCGGTCAGTGTGGTGTCCGGGCATATTCGCGGCGAAACCAACACCATTCCGCTGCATGTGGAAATTTTGTACAACGAATACAACTTTGTCGGCGCCTTTGCCTGCGCCTCGCTGCTGGCGCTAACCGCCTTGCTGACGCTGGGGCTGAAGTCGCTGGTGGAATGGCGCGCCAGCCGTCCGGCGGCCAGCCGGGCCATCCCGACCGAAGTGCTGGCCCGCGCCGCAGCCAGCCCTGCTGCCGACGCGCCAGGTGCCCCGGCGGCCCGGCTGCCGATGGCTGAAACCTACTGA